In a genomic window of Quercus lobata isolate SW786 chromosome 4, ValleyOak3.0 Primary Assembly, whole genome shotgun sequence:
- the LOC115987896 gene encoding haloacid dehalogenase-like hydrolase domain-containing protein Sgpp, whose translation MLSLSSLHLPHHHHLLFSEHLSHTHLQKTTAFYTPNRCDLPTTSQLPRISSTTSSNSYPTSRSKSSLAFLTPVQAILFDIDGTLCDSDPTHYNAFREMLQEIGFNGGVPITEEFFIKNISGKHNEELCGVLLPNWDLQRARKFMDDKEALFRRLASEQLEPVKGLNKLCKWIEERGLKRAAVTNAQRSNAELLISALGLSDFFEVVVLANDCERQKPFPDPYLPALQVLEVSPKHSFCFGRTVSGVKAGMGLRNPEKSLADAGASFVINDFNDPKL comes from the exons ATGCTATCTCTCTCTTCACTTCACCTTCCTCATCATCACCACCTCCTCTTCTCTGAACATTTAAGCCACACCCATCTGCAGAAAACTACAGCTTTTTACACACCCAACCGCTGTGACTTGCCTACTACCTCTCAGCTGCCTCGAATATCCAGTACCACCTCATCCAATTCTTACCCAACGAGCAG AAGCAAAAGTTCTCTCGCTTTTCTCACTCCTGTGCAAGCAATTCTATTTGATATCGATGGAACATTGTGTGATTCAGACCCTACCCATTATAATGCCTTCCGTGAAATGCTTCAAGAG ATAGGTTTCAATGGAGGAGTCCCCATTACTGAGGAATTCTTTATTAAGAACATCAGTGGCAAGCATAATGAAGAGCTCTGTGGTGTCCTCTTACCTAATTGGGATCTCCAAAGAGCTAGAAAATTTATGGACGATAAGGAAGCCTTGTTTCGGAG GTTGGCATCTGAGCAGCTAGAACCTGTTAAGGGCCTGAACAAGTTGTGTAAATGGATAGAAGAACGTGGGCTTAAACGTGCTGCAGTGACAAATGCACAAAGATCAAATGCAGAGCTCTTAATCTCAGCCTTGGGGCTCTCGGATTTCTTTGAAGTTGTTGTCCTTGCAAATGACTGTGAACGGCAAAAACCATTTCCTGACCCCTACTTGCCCGCTCTCCAAGTGCTTGAAGTGTCTCCTAAGCACA gtttttgttttggaaggaCCGTTTCTGGAGTGAAAGCCGGCATGGGTTTAAGGAACCCTGAAAAATCATTGGCAGATGCTGGAGCCTCCTTTGTTATTAACGATTTCAATGATCCAAAGTTGTGA
- the LOC115984892 gene encoding dynamin-related protein 1E-like: MTTMESLIGLVNRIQRACTVLGDYGSGGNPFPSLWEALPTVAVIGGQSSGKSSVLESIVGRDFLPRGSGIVKRQPLVLQLHKTDDGMQEYAEFLHIPRRKFSDFALVRKEIQDESDRITGKTKMISPVPIHLSIYSPNVVNLTLIDLPGLTKVAVEGQPESIVEDIENMVRTYVEKPNCIILAISPANQDIATSDAIKLAREVDPTGERTFGVLTKLDLMDKGTNALDVIEGRSYCLQHPWVGIVNRSQADINKNVDIIVARHKEREYFATSPEYGQLASKMGSEYLAKLLSKHLESVIRARIPSITSLINKSIEALESVMDHLGRPIAVDAGAKQLAQSLDEDPELMEGRQQCAKRLELYQSARDEINSISWAC; the protein is encoded by the exons ATGACGACGATGGAGAGTTTGATCGGACTGGTGAACCGGATTCAGAGAGCCTGTACTGTGCTCGGTGACTATGGCAGTGGAGGCAACCCTTTCCCTTCTCTCTGGGAAGCTCTTCCCACTGTTGCCGTCATCGGTGGCCag AGTTCTGGAAAATCATCGGTGTTGGAGAGTATTGTAGGGCGTGACTTTCTTCCAAGAGGATCAG GGATCGTGAAGAGGCAGCCTTTGGTGTTGCAGCTTCACAAGACGGATGATGGAATGCAGGAGTATGCCGAGTTCCTTCACATCCCGAGGAGGAAGTTCTCTGATTTTG CCCTGGTTCGCAAGGAGATTCAGGATGAGAGTGATAGAATAACTGGGAAGACAAAAATGATTTCTCCTGTTCCTATCCATCTCAGTATCTACTCTCCAAATG TTGTCAACTTAACCCTGATTGATCTACCGGGTTTAACAAAAGTTGCTGTTG AGGGACAACCTGAAAGTATTGTTGAAGATATTGAAAATATGGTCCGAACTTATGTTGAGAAG CCTAATTGTATCATACTCGCAATATCTCCAGCCAATCAAGATATTGCGACATCAGATGCTATCAAACTTGCTAGGGAAGTGGATCCCACTG GTGAAAGGACATTTGGTGTGTTGACGAAGTTGGATTTGATGGACAAAGGAACTAATGCATTGGAT GTTATTGAAGGAAGATCGTATTGCTTGCAACATCCTTGGGTTGGAATTGTTAACCGTTCCCAGGCTGACATCAATAAAAATGTTGACATAATAGTTGCAAGGCACAAGGAGCGGGAGTACTTTGCAACCAGTCCTGAATATGGGCAGTTAGCCAGTAAAATGGGTTCAGAGTATCTTGCAAAACTTCTCTCAAAG CACTTGGAGTCTGTAATTAGGGCTCGGATTCCAAGTATAACATCTTTGATTAACAAAAGCATCGAGGCACTTGAGTCGGTGATGGATCATCTTGGTAGACCTATTGCCGTTGATGCTGGG GCTAAGCAGCTTGCACAATCGTTGGATGAAGACCCTGAATTGATGGAGGGGAGGCAACAATGTGCAAAAAGGCTTGAATTATACCAGTCAGCCAGGGACGAGATCAATTCTATATCATGGGCCTGTTGA